The proteins below come from a single Gossypium raimondii isolate GPD5lz chromosome 2, ASM2569854v1, whole genome shotgun sequence genomic window:
- the LOC105787843 gene encoding FCS-Like Zinc finger 6 isoform X1 has translation MMLGKRSRQPIKRTTSMTGITVDVVDHHQDPIISHPPPQIHPLHESPDANSRYDQRFLAMVSPRNPASFTSHVIDSGTTAAAPFLRACWLCNRRLAPGRDIYMYRKKTAMPIPLQPPPPPRLLKRSL, from the exons ATGATGCTCGGAAAACGCTCACGTCAGCCGATCAAGAGGACGACAAGCATGACGGGCATCACCGTCGATGTCGTCGACCACCACCAAGACCCAATCATATCCCATCCTCCCCCTCAAATCCACCCTTTGCATGAATCCCCCGACGCTAACTCCCGTTACGATCAACGCTTCTTGGCCATGGTGTCGCCCAGAAACCCAGCTTCTTTTACTAGCCATGTCATCGACAGCGGCACCACTGCCGCTGCTCCTTTTTTGCGAGCTTGTTGGCTTTGTAATCGCCGCTTAGCTCCTGGTCGtgacatatatatgtatag AAAGAAGACCGCCATGCCCATTCCTCTTCAACCACCACCTCCTCCAAGACTTCTAAAGCGAAGCTTGTGA
- the LOC105787843 gene encoding FCS-Like Zinc finger 6 isoform X2 — protein sequence MMLGKRSRQPIKRTTSMTGITVDVVDHHQDPIISHPPPQIHPLHESPDANSRYDQRFLAMVSPRNPASFTSHVIDSGTTAAAPFLRACWLCNRRLAPGRDIYMYRGDTAFCSQECREKQMKQDERKEKLNG from the exons ATGATGCTCGGAAAACGCTCACGTCAGCCGATCAAGAGGACGACAAGCATGACGGGCATCACCGTCGATGTCGTCGACCACCACCAAGACCCAATCATATCCCATCCTCCCCCTCAAATCCACCCTTTGCATGAATCCCCCGACGCTAACTCCCGTTACGATCAACGCTTCTTGGCCATGGTGTCGCCCAGAAACCCAGCTTCTTTTACTAGCCATGTCATCGACAGCGGCACCACTGCCGCTGCTCCTTTTTTGCGAGCTTGTTGGCTTTGTAATCGCCGCTTAGCTCCTGGTCGtgacatatatatgtatag GGGGGATACAGCGTTTTGTAGTCAAGAGTGTAGAGAAAAACAGATGAAGcaagatgaaagaaaagaaaagttaaacGGCTAG